A window of the Corallincola holothuriorum genome harbors these coding sequences:
- a CDS encoding sigma-70 family RNA polymerase sigma factor, translating to MSALRPSENSRYTNSTYVAKAGSGSLNKQAVEKTDWRPVLVSVATDRDKRAYASLFAYFAPRLKAFGMKQFGQEAQAMELVQETLLNVWQKAHLYHPEKGAPSTWIFTIARNLSYDMMRKKGSRGDEVCAEDLWPVLSDREPDDDRLLPEHLLMQKQIDKFYDVLSETQMEVVRKVYLEDKPQQQVAEELEIPLGTVKSRLRLAVQKLRECMTNETN from the coding sequence ATGAGCGCGCTTAGACCCAGTGAAAACAGCCGTTATACTAACAGCACTTATGTAGCTAAAGCTGGAAGTGGCTCGTTGAATAAACAAGCGGTAGAGAAAACAGATTGGCGGCCGGTGTTAGTTAGTGTGGCAACCGACCGTGATAAGCGTGCTTATGCCAGCTTATTCGCCTATTTTGCACCACGCTTGAAAGCCTTTGGTATGAAGCAGTTTGGCCAGGAAGCGCAAGCGATGGAGCTGGTACAGGAAACCCTGCTCAATGTATGGCAAAAAGCCCACCTGTATCATCCAGAAAAAGGTGCACCTAGCACCTGGATATTTACCATAGCGCGAAATTTGAGTTACGACATGATGCGTAAAAAAGGCAGTCGTGGCGATGAAGTGTGTGCAGAAGATCTTTGGCCTGTGTTATCGGATCGTGAGCCCGATGACGATAGGTTATTGCCTGAACACCTGCTGATGCAGAAACAGATAGATAAATTTTATGATGTACTTAGCGAGACCCAAATGGAGGTGGTGCGCAAGGTATATCTTGAAGACAAGCCGCAGCAGCAAGTGGCCGAAGAGTTAGAAATACCCCTCGGCACAGTGAAATCAAGACTGCGGTTAGCTGTACAGAAGTTACGGGAGTGCATGACAAATGAAACCAATTAA
- a CDS encoding ChrR family anti-sigma-E factor, whose product MKPINHHPTSQLLQQFADGDLSPALSLAVSAHVDMCPHCQRALDVAEAELAQQWQFKEVSDETVAEQDLTTMPEFAAMFDQITRADPAAIETNWESAPTPLLLGDKEFYLPRALQRFSAQAGRWRQMGKLSRSSLALEENVSASFIHIDADGQIPEHTHKGVEWTLVLDGSFSDEEGHYQAGDFIRCDGQHKHTPRTAMGEDCLCFAVVEAPLHFTSGLSRLLNPFARFMQ is encoded by the coding sequence ATGAAACCAATTAATCACCATCCAACAAGTCAGTTGTTGCAGCAATTTGCTGATGGCGATCTGTCGCCAGCGCTCTCCTTGGCTGTCTCCGCTCATGTGGATATGTGCCCTCACTGTCAGCGTGCCCTTGATGTGGCGGAAGCTGAACTGGCGCAGCAATGGCAATTCAAAGAGGTCAGCGACGAGACCGTAGCAGAGCAAGATTTGACGACCATGCCTGAATTTGCCGCCATGTTTGACCAGATAACCCGTGCTGACCCCGCTGCTATTGAGACCAATTGGGAAAGCGCGCCGACACCATTACTGTTAGGTGACAAAGAATTTTACTTGCCACGGGCGTTACAACGGTTTAGCGCACAGGCCGGACGTTGGCGACAGATGGGTAAATTATCGCGCTCGTCATTGGCGCTGGAAGAGAATGTCAGTGCCAGCTTTATCCATATTGATGCCGATGGTCAGATACCTGAACATACCCACAAGGGCGTGGAGTGGACACTGGTGTTGGATGGTTCGTTTAGTGATGAAGAGGGGCATTATCAAGCGGGTGATTTTATTCGTTGTGATGGTCAGCATAAGCACACGCCACGCACCGCTATGGGCGAAGATTGTCTCTGTTTTGCGGTGGTTGAAGCACCATTGCATTTTACTTCCGGTTTAAGTCGCCTCCTGAACCCGTTTGCACG
- a CDS encoding DUF4397 domain-containing protein gives MKLTKSVLALLISSALISGCSDDDDDEEIIVPDGEAFVRVVHASPDAPNVNVYVDDAQVLADVSYQQASAFLALPEGTYDIRVEAIVPGGNVDVFQGDVSVDALLQYNIVAVGYAAGLLEPTALDSTTFQPVIVPRDGIYDETMLRLQVLHGAPDVGLVGVHVTGPDDELSDATELTELDYGDFTMDPVMVAPAVYRVRLTDPDDASVVAYDSGPLDLSAGGDLFITATSNTGAGAAPVNLLVMDGTADENGNDAGVVADANLAAEVRITHAINNVGGVDVWVNGTAPEMGSPLYNLMFPSTTPMEGYLELPAASYDFDVALTGTMDVAISAEGVMLAGGSRYNVFAIPQGPGDVNPALWPIVIDDRAVATESKLRVLHISPEAGNVDIYLSADDMIDAEDTVLADIPYLGDSGNISVVPGMYYLMVTPTGDMDTIALGPLALDLMAGKVYTAAAVTDPMNETGVAIEGIDVGLIGLDDLMIAPGDPLVRVSHASPDAPAVNVLVDGAVALEGVDYKVASGLIELPAGAHTVQIDALDADGDFLATVLPETSLDLMAGYTYNVSAIGYAAELGMETATAFAPSIVASPTRALAADKVRVQILHGAPNAPQVDIHVTAPDATLSADTVLTTLAFAEYTMSPVTVPTGDYQIRITPADDLTVVYDSGTLALAGGSDLFITAIQNTDAGDKLVALEVLDGTVDEEGNDAAIVYDKDTGADVNVIHTVAAAPLVDVYVDDALAVDDFAFQATTGYVPLAAGMHTLDVTASDAADNSMPVITADVDLMASYSYSVLAIGDGSDEKPLALWPLVDMPRSIATEAMIRFAHAATAAPVVDIYLSADATLDAGDALLVEDLDYMETASLSVNADTGGYVFVAVADTLTAAIGPVMIQADLGGVYTVVAIDDGMSGFTVIDVDGIAVPE, from the coding sequence ATGAAACTTACTAAATCTGTATTAGCCCTACTTATTTCGTCAGCATTGATTTCCGGCTGTAGTGATGACGATGATGACGAAGAAATTATTGTTCCAGATGGAGAAGCATTTGTTCGAGTCGTACATGCCTCTCCAGACGCCCCTAACGTAAACGTATATGTGGATGATGCTCAGGTGTTGGCAGATGTCAGCTACCAGCAGGCTTCCGCATTCTTAGCTTTACCAGAAGGCACTTACGACATTCGTGTTGAAGCAATTGTCCCTGGCGGCAATGTCGATGTATTTCAAGGTGATGTCAGCGTTGACGCGTTGCTGCAATACAACATCGTCGCAGTGGGTTACGCGGCGGGTCTGCTAGAGCCGACAGCGCTTGATAGCACCACCTTCCAACCAGTGATTGTGCCCAGAGACGGCATCTACGATGAAACCATGCTGCGTTTGCAAGTGCTGCATGGTGCGCCGGATGTTGGCTTGGTGGGTGTGCATGTGACTGGACCTGATGATGAATTGTCCGATGCGACCGAACTGACTGAGCTCGATTACGGTGACTTCACTATGGATCCGGTGATGGTGGCGCCTGCAGTTTATCGCGTGCGTCTTACCGACCCTGATGATGCCAGTGTCGTCGCTTACGACTCCGGCCCGTTAGATCTGTCTGCTGGAGGTGACCTGTTTATCACTGCCACTTCGAACACCGGTGCTGGTGCTGCTCCCGTCAATTTACTGGTGATGGATGGCACTGCGGATGAAAACGGCAATGATGCTGGCGTGGTTGCCGATGCCAATTTGGCGGCAGAAGTCCGGATTACCCATGCGATCAATAATGTCGGTGGGGTTGATGTTTGGGTTAACGGTACCGCACCTGAGATGGGTAGCCCGCTTTATAACCTGATGTTCCCTAGCACCACACCGATGGAAGGCTACCTTGAACTGCCTGCCGCCAGTTATGATTTTGATGTTGCATTAACCGGCACCATGGATGTGGCGATCTCTGCTGAAGGGGTGATGCTGGCAGGCGGCTCCCGTTATAACGTCTTTGCTATACCGCAAGGCCCTGGTGATGTGAATCCGGCGCTTTGGCCCATCGTGATTGATGATCGAGCCGTAGCGACTGAGTCGAAACTGCGTGTCCTGCATATCAGCCCAGAAGCCGGTAATGTCGATATCTATCTCAGTGCCGACGATATGATTGATGCTGAGGACACGGTTCTGGCAGACATCCCTTACTTGGGTGATTCTGGCAATATCTCAGTGGTACCGGGCATGTATTACCTGATGGTGACCCCTACCGGTGACATGGACACCATTGCATTAGGACCTTTGGCGCTGGATCTGATGGCGGGCAAGGTTTATACCGCCGCGGCCGTGACTGATCCGATGAATGAAACCGGTGTGGCTATCGAAGGTATCGATGTGGGTTTGATTGGTCTTGATGACCTGATGATCGCCCCCGGCGATCCGTTAGTTCGCGTATCCCACGCGTCACCGGATGCGCCAGCCGTCAATGTATTAGTGGATGGTGCCGTCGCGCTGGAAGGGGTTGATTACAAAGTCGCTTCTGGTTTGATTGAACTGCCTGCCGGTGCCCATACCGTGCAAATTGACGCGCTAGATGCCGATGGCGATTTCCTCGCCACGGTATTGCCTGAAACCTCGCTGGATCTGATGGCTGGTTACACCTACAACGTGTCTGCTATCGGTTATGCCGCTGAGCTGGGTATGGAAACAGCGACGGCGTTTGCGCCAAGTATTGTTGCTTCACCTACCCGTGCGTTAGCGGCCGATAAGGTGCGGGTGCAGATCCTGCACGGCGCGCCCAATGCACCGCAAGTCGATATCCATGTCACCGCCCCTGACGCCACGTTATCGGCTGACACGGTACTGACTACCTTGGCTTTTGCTGAGTACACCATGTCGCCAGTGACAGTGCCAACCGGTGATTACCAAATTCGTATTACCCCTGCAGATGATCTGACGGTGGTCTACGACTCGGGAACCTTGGCTTTGGCCGGTGGTAGTGATCTGTTTATCACGGCAATTCAGAACACCGATGCTGGCGATAAACTGGTTGCACTGGAAGTGTTGGATGGCACCGTCGATGAAGAGGGCAATGATGCGGCGATTGTGTATGACAAAGACACAGGTGCGGATGTCAATGTGATCCATACCGTTGCGGCAGCACCGTTGGTGGATGTGTATGTGGATGATGCGCTGGCGGTGGATGATTTCGCCTTTCAGGCAACCACAGGTTACGTACCATTAGCTGCTGGCATGCATACCCTCGATGTGACTGCGAGCGATGCCGCGGACAACAGTATGCCAGTGATAACCGCTGACGTAGACCTGATGGCCAGTTATAGCTATTCGGTACTGGCAATCGGTGATGGCTCTGACGAGAAGCCGTTGGCATTGTGGCCGCTGGTTGATATGCCACGCAGTATCGCGACTGAAGCGATGATCCGCTTTGCCCATGCGGCGACCGCGGCACCCGTGGTAGATATCTACCTCAGTGCGGATGCGACGTTAGATGCCGGTGATGCGTTGTTAGTGGAAGATCTTGATTACATGGAAACAGCCAGTCTGAGCGTTAATGCGGACACTGGTGGTTATGTGTTTGTCGCGGTTGCAGACACGTTAACTGCGGCAATTGGCCCAGTAATGATCCAAGCTGACCTTGGTGGCGTATATACGGTAGTAGCGATAGATGACGGAATGAGCGGGTTTACCGTGATTGATGTCGATGGCATCGCTGTTCCCGAATAG